In Flammeovirgaceae bacterium 311, one DNA window encodes the following:
- a CDS encoding hypothetical protein (COG2315 Uncharacterized protein conserved in bacteria): protein MDIEKLRSFCLQLPGVTEDVKWEKDLCFLIGGKMFCVTGLDQPFSASLKVTDEAFGQLTTLAGISPAPYLARYKWVLIENANSLSPEAWERYILHSYQLVKDKLPAKVKKQLNLQ, encoded by the coding sequence ATGGATATAGAAAAATTGCGCAGCTTCTGCCTGCAGCTGCCCGGCGTAACCGAAGATGTAAAGTGGGAAAAAGATCTTTGCTTTCTGATCGGCGGCAAGATGTTTTGCGTTACTGGCCTGGACCAGCCCTTTTCTGCTTCGCTAAAGGTAACAGACGAAGCATTTGGCCAGCTTACCACCCTGGCTGGGATTAGCCCGGCCCCCTACTTGGCTCGCTATAAATGGGTATTGATTGAAAATGCCAACAGCCTAAGCCCCGAAGCATGGGAGCGATACATCCTCCACTCCTATCAGCTGGTAAAGGACAAGTTGCCTGCAAAGGTGAAAAAGCAGCTAAACCTGCAATAA
- a CDS encoding pyruvate carboxylase (COG1038 Pyruvate carboxylase) — MNRDEIRKINKIMVANRGEIAIRVLRASSEMRIRTVAVYTYEDRYSLHRYKADEAYQIGRDDDPLKPYLDIEEIITLAKNKGVDAIHPGYGFLSENVNFARRCEEEGIIFVGPRSEVMDLLGDKVKAKEVARAAGVPLIEDSREPLTDLEVARREANRIGYPLMIKAAAGGGGRGMRVVEDDQQLEKLFSEARNEARTAFGDDSVFLEKYILDPKHIEVQIMGDHHGNLIHLYERDCSVQRRFQKVVEVAPSVLAEKTRQKLYEYALSITRHVNYNNVGTVEFLVDREENIYFIEVNPRIQVEHTITEEITGIDIVRSQILIARNIPLNDPRLLVGRQEDIHCNGFAIQCRITTEDPENNFQPDYGTLIAYRNAAGFGIRLDEGSSYPGMTISPFFDSMLVKVSASGRTLKGAAQRLNRALREFRIRGVKTNIGFLENVVQHPTFQAGEATVGFIKNHPELMKVPLRQDRGTKMLRFVANTTINGNPTVKNFDPSRRFRTPKVPVWDRLGEFPKGTKDRLTELGPEGFVQWLKEQKSIQYTDTTFRDAHQSLLATRMRTIDMLKVAEGLAHQHPQVFSMEVWGGATFDVCMRFLQEDPWERLRLFRQHIPNILLQMLLRGSNAVGYKAYPDNLIEKFVEKSWETGIDVFRIFDSLNWVEAMKVSIRAVRERTGALAETAICYTGDLLNPSETKYTLQYYLDLARRLEDEGAHILAIKDMAGLLKPYAAEVLVRELKKAVSMPIHLHTHDTSSIQAATYLKAIEAGVDVVDVALASMSGLTSQPNFNAVAAFMQGHERELPLNLPSLNEFSNYFEDVREYYYPFESGLKAGTAEVYEHEIPGGQYSNLRPQATALGLEKQFEEVKKNYAVVNQMFGNLVKVTPSSKVVGDMAIFMTSNKLTEQDILERGHSLSFPESVVSLMKGDLGQAPGGFPKKLQQIILKGQEPYTDRPNAHLEPVDFDKEFAAFRERFGAETSFLDFLSFQLYPKVFESFCHHRKLYGNVMSLPTPVFFYGLRNGEDTLVEIDEGKNIIIKLLYISDPDEEGMRMVSFELNGQSRRFKIRDENLAVTKVYNRKASAAGEVGAPLQGRIAQLMIKEGDQVKENQPLFVIEAMKMETTIAAPAAGTISKIHLNAGTMVEQDDLVVELG, encoded by the coding sequence ATGAACCGAGACGAAATCCGCAAAATCAACAAAATTATGGTGGCCAATCGGGGCGAAATTGCCATACGTGTGCTGCGCGCAAGCTCAGAAATGCGCATTCGCACTGTGGCGGTGTATACCTACGAAGACCGCTACTCCCTGCACCGTTACAAAGCCGACGAGGCCTACCAGATTGGCCGCGACGATGATCCCCTGAAGCCTTACCTGGACATAGAAGAAATCATTACCCTGGCCAAGAATAAAGGGGTGGATGCCATTCATCCCGGGTATGGGTTCCTGAGTGAAAACGTCAATTTTGCCCGCCGCTGCGAAGAGGAGGGGATCATTTTTGTAGGTCCGCGCTCGGAGGTAATGGATTTGCTGGGCGATAAGGTAAAAGCCAAGGAAGTGGCCCGTGCTGCAGGTGTGCCGCTTATTGAGGATAGCCGCGAGCCCCTCACCGATCTGGAGGTGGCCAGGCGGGAGGCCAATCGTATAGGCTACCCGCTGATGATCAAGGCAGCTGCCGGCGGCGGCGGCAGGGGCATGCGGGTGGTAGAAGACGATCAGCAGCTGGAGAAGCTGTTTAGTGAAGCCCGTAATGAGGCCCGCACCGCCTTTGGCGATGATTCTGTTTTTCTGGAAAAATACATCCTCGATCCCAAGCACATCGAAGTGCAGATCATGGGTGATCACCATGGGAACCTTATTCACCTCTACGAGCGCGACTGCTCTGTGCAGCGCCGCTTTCAGAAGGTGGTGGAGGTGGCTCCCTCAGTACTGGCAGAAAAAACCCGCCAGAAATTGTACGAGTATGCCCTAAGCATTACCCGTCATGTAAACTACAATAATGTGGGTACGGTAGAGTTTCTGGTAGACCGGGAAGAGAACATCTACTTTATTGAAGTAAACCCCCGCATACAGGTAGAACATACTATCACAGAAGAAATTACAGGCATCGATATTGTGCGGTCGCAGATCTTAATTGCCCGTAATATTCCCCTGAATGATCCGCGCCTGCTGGTGGGCCGCCAGGAAGATATTCACTGCAATGGCTTTGCCATACAGTGCCGTATTACCACCGAAGATCCGGAGAATAACTTTCAGCCCGATTACGGCACCCTTATTGCCTACCGCAATGCTGCGGGCTTTGGCATCCGCCTCGATGAGGGCTCTTCCTATCCGGGTATGACCATCTCGCCATTTTTCGATTCCATGCTGGTAAAGGTTTCGGCATCGGGCCGTACGCTTAAAGGCGCTGCCCAGCGCCTGAACCGTGCCCTGCGGGAGTTCAGGATCAGGGGGGTTAAAACAAATATCGGTTTCCTGGAAAATGTGGTGCAGCACCCAACCTTTCAGGCAGGTGAGGCAACGGTTGGTTTTATCAAAAATCACCCGGAGCTGATGAAAGTACCCCTGCGCCAGGACCGGGGCACTAAAATGCTGCGCTTTGTCGCCAACACCACCATCAACGGAAATCCTACTGTAAAGAATTTCGATCCAAGCCGCCGCTTCCGCACACCAAAAGTGCCGGTGTGGGATCGCCTGGGAGAGTTTCCTAAAGGAACCAAGGACAGACTTACTGAGCTGGGCCCCGAAGGTTTTGTGCAGTGGTTAAAGGAGCAAAAAAGTATTCAGTATACCGATACTACTTTCCGCGATGCGCACCAGAGCCTGCTGGCTACCCGCATGCGTACCATCGACATGTTGAAGGTGGCCGAAGGCCTGGCCCATCAGCATCCGCAGGTATTCAGCATGGAAGTATGGGGCGGCGCTACCTTCGATGTATGCATGCGCTTTCTGCAGGAAGATCCCTGGGAGCGTCTGCGCCTGTTCCGGCAGCACATCCCCAATATTCTGCTGCAGATGCTGCTACGCGGCTCTAATGCTGTAGGCTATAAAGCCTATCCCGACAACCTCATCGAGAAGTTCGTCGAAAAAAGCTGGGAAACCGGCATCGATGTGTTCCGCATCTTCGACTCCCTGAACTGGGTGGAGGCCATGAAGGTAAGTATACGGGCCGTGCGCGAACGTACAGGCGCCCTGGCCGAAACTGCCATCTGCTACACCGGAGATCTGCTCAACCCCAGCGAAACCAAATATACGCTGCAGTACTACCTCGATCTGGCGCGCAGGCTGGAAGACGAAGGCGCCCACATACTGGCCATAAAAGACATGGCAGGACTCCTGAAGCCTTATGCGGCAGAAGTGCTGGTACGGGAGCTCAAAAAGGCTGTCAGTATGCCCATACACCTGCACACGCACGATACCTCCTCCATACAGGCAGCTACGTATCTGAAAGCCATAGAGGCAGGTGTAGATGTGGTAGATGTGGCACTGGCATCCATGTCGGGCCTTACCTCGCAACCTAACTTTAACGCTGTAGCTGCCTTTATGCAGGGGCACGAGCGGGAGCTGCCCCTGAACCTGCCATCGCTGAACGAATTCAGTAATTATTTTGAAGATGTGCGCGAGTACTATTATCCCTTCGAAAGTGGCCTGAAAGCTGGTACTGCCGAGGTATACGAGCACGAAATTCCGGGCGGGCAATACTCTAACCTGCGCCCGCAGGCAACCGCCCTGGGGCTGGAAAAGCAGTTTGAGGAAGTGAAGAAGAACTATGCGGTGGTAAACCAGATGTTCGGTAACCTGGTAAAGGTTACGCCCTCCTCTAAAGTGGTGGGCGATATGGCCATTTTCATGACTTCCAATAAGCTGACAGAGCAGGATATTCTGGAGCGGGGACACAGCCTTAGCTTTCCGGAGTCAGTGGTAAGCCTGATGAAGGGCGATCTGGGGCAGGCACCGGGTGGTTTCCCCAAAAAGCTGCAGCAAATAATCCTGAAAGGGCAGGAGCCCTATACCGACAGGCCAAATGCACACCTCGAGCCGGTGGATTTCGACAAAGAATTTGCTGCGTTCAGGGAGCGATTTGGTGCAGAAACTTCCTTCCTGGATTTTCTGTCGTTTCAGCTCTATCCCAAGGTATTTGAAAGTTTTTGCCACCACCGCAAGCTTTATGGCAATGTCATGAGCCTGCCAACCCCTGTTTTTTTCTATGGCCTCCGCAATGGCGAAGATACGCTGGTGGAGATCGACGAGGGCAAGAACATCATCATCAAGCTGCTGTACATCTCCGATCCCGATGAGGAAGGTATGCGGATGGTATCTTTTGAGCTAAATGGCCAGAGCCGCCGCTTTAAAATACGCGATGAAAACCTGGCCGTTACGAAAGTGTATAACCGTAAGGCCAGCGCTGCCGGCGAGGTAGGCGCACCGCTGCAGGGACGTATTGCACAGCTGATGATAAAGGAGGGAGATCAGGTTAAAGAAAACCAGCCGCTCTTTGTGATCGAGGCCATGAAAATGGAAACCACGATAGCAGCCCCGGCCGCAGGAACCATCAGCAAAATACATCTCAACGCCGGCACCATGGTAGAGCAGGACGACCTGGTAGTGGAACTGGGTTAA
- a CDS encoding hypothetical protein (COG0217 Uncharacterized conserved protein), whose protein sequence is MGRAFEYRKARKMKRWSSMAKAFTRIGKDIVMAIKEGGPDPESNSRLRAVLQNAKAANMPKDNVERALKRATDKDTSNYEEKVFEGYAPHGIAILIETATDNNNRTVANIRSHFNRTGGNLGTSGSVDFMFEHKCHFKIANTGQDIEELELEMIDYGVDEIYADEDGIMLYAPFTEYGHVLKAIEDRQFEVLSSGFDRFPMDTKELTEEQRADVEKLLERLEEDDDVQHVYHNMKEEE, encoded by the coding sequence ATGGGAAGAGCGTTTGAATACCGTAAGGCGCGCAAAATGAAGCGCTGGTCATCGATGGCCAAAGCCTTTACCCGCATTGGGAAAGATATTGTGATGGCGATCAAAGAGGGCGGTCCTGATCCGGAATCCAACTCCAGGCTGCGGGCTGTATTGCAAAACGCCAAAGCAGCCAACATGCCAAAAGATAATGTTGAGCGTGCCCTGAAGCGTGCAACCGATAAAGATACTTCTAATTACGAGGAAAAGGTGTTTGAAGGCTATGCACCCCACGGCATTGCCATTTTGATCGAAACTGCTACCGATAATAATAACCGTACTGTGGCTAACATTCGCAGCCATTTTAACAGAACCGGCGGTAATCTGGGCACCAGTGGATCGGTAGATTTTATGTTTGAGCATAAATGCCATTTTAAAATTGCCAATACCGGCCAGGATATTGAAGAGCTGGAGCTGGAAATGATCGATTATGGGGTAGATGAAATTTATGCCGATGAAGATGGTATTATGCTCTATGCTCCTTTCACAGAGTATGGCCATGTGCTGAAGGCAATTGAAGACCGTCAGTTTGAGGTGCTAAGCTCTGGATTTGACCGGTTCCCGATGGATACAAAAGAACTTACTGAAGAACAGCGTGCCGATGTAGAAAAGCTACTGGAAAGACTGGAAGAAGATGATGACGTGCAGCACGTATACCACAACATGAAGGAAGAAGAGTAG
- a CDS encoding glyoxalase/bleomycin resistance protein/dioxygenase (COG2764 Uncharacterized protein conserved in bacteria), with product MHSFNPYLTFDGNCEEAFQFYQNCFGGKISIIQRFGDSPMPVPDAYKDKIMHMELEAAPVHMMGSDGSPQHQVIKGNTVTFNLAFQDTEEQDAIFNKLAEGGQVSMPLENTFWGSRFGMLTDKFGVHWMLNCQLSS from the coding sequence ATGCATTCCTTCAATCCCTACCTCACCTTCGATGGAAACTGTGAGGAAGCCTTCCAATTTTACCAAAATTGTTTCGGGGGAAAGATCAGCATTATTCAGCGCTTTGGCGACTCCCCCATGCCTGTACCGGATGCCTACAAAGATAAAATCATGCACATGGAGCTGGAGGCTGCTCCCGTACACATGATGGGTTCCGACGGCTCCCCGCAGCACCAGGTCATCAAAGGCAATACTGTTACCTTCAACCTGGCCTTCCAGGATACCGAAGAGCAGGATGCAATTTTCAATAAGCTGGCTGAGGGTGGTCAGGTTAGTATGCCACTGGAGAATACCTTCTGGGGGTCGCGCTTTGGCATGCTCACCGATAAATTTGGCGTGCACTGGATGCTGAACTGCCAACTCTCCAGCTAA
- a CDS encoding hypothetical protein (COG1597 Sphingosine kinase and enzymes related to eukaryotic diacylglycerol kinase) → MTQKKHIVLIMNPISGTRKKERVPQLAEELLDSSRYTHTVALTERPLHATELARAAAEAGAAAVVAVGGDGTVNEVAAGVLHTQTALGIIPFGSGNGLARHLGIPINTTAALQLLNEQHTMIIDGALANGRPFFCTAGMGFDAHIGKLFAGGNQRGFGSYVRLAVQEFVNFSPQRYAIEIDGKKLRRKCFLVTLANAGQYGNNAYISPEANIQDGLIDLCLLRPFPALMSLPMGLRLFQRSMHQSEYMEILRGEHIRISCNKSDCMHLDGEFLQMDKTLEVKVIPQCLKVIVPGAIKE, encoded by the coding sequence TTGACACAAAAAAAACACATTGTTCTGATCATGAATCCCATAAGCGGTACGCGCAAAAAAGAGCGGGTGCCGCAACTGGCAGAAGAGCTGTTAGACAGCAGCCGCTACACCCATACAGTAGCCCTTACGGAGCGCCCGCTGCATGCCACTGAGCTTGCCCGAGCTGCTGCCGAGGCCGGTGCTGCCGCCGTGGTAGCCGTAGGGGGCGATGGTACGGTAAATGAAGTTGCTGCCGGTGTGCTCCACACCCAGACAGCCCTGGGCATCATTCCCTTTGGTTCTGGCAATGGCCTGGCCAGGCACCTGGGCATACCGATAAATACCACTGCTGCACTGCAGCTGCTCAACGAACAGCATACCATGATCATAGATGGCGCCCTGGCCAATGGCCGGCCCTTCTTTTGCACCGCTGGCATGGGCTTCGATGCCCACATTGGTAAATTGTTTGCAGGCGGTAACCAACGGGGTTTTGGCAGCTATGTGCGCCTAGCCGTGCAGGAGTTCGTGAACTTTTCGCCACAGCGGTATGCTATAGAAATTGATGGCAAAAAGCTTCGCAGAAAATGCTTCTTAGTAACCCTGGCCAATGCCGGCCAGTATGGTAACAACGCATATATATCACCAGAGGCCAATATTCAGGATGGTCTGATAGATCTTTGCCTGTTACGGCCTTTTCCGGCACTGATGTCGCTACCCATGGGTTTAAGGCTTTTTCAGCGCAGCATGCACCAGAGTGAGTACATGGAAATTCTGCGTGGCGAGCATATCAGGATAAGCTGCAACAAGAGTGACTGCATGCACCTGGACGGTGAATTTCTGCAAATGGATAAAACACTGGAGGTAAAAGTTATTCCTCAATGCCTGAAGGTAATTGTACCCGGGGCAATTAAGGAATAA
- a CDS encoding hypothetical protein (COG1262 Uncharacterized conserved protein) yields the protein MPHFKTILLAVMMLGSICTAASAQQAPLPPPPGTIQFMDTLYIDKTEVANVHWREFLFYVERDSGKAYHRTMLPDTSVWFQRNLSQPQTTSIELTTKYLREKEYQLFPVVGISYEQAQAYARWRSVVVSQIMNQPEQLAKLGIPGKQVVVQYRLPTEEEWVAAAAGKLKLDKYPYGQKKYLKKGGNSLNPEQAYKQLDEPRPSFSRFKKDIVGARIPQFQVVAELPYDFYLAPEFPKAVSDGPSNKAGMVHMIGNVAEMTATPGIAKGGSFMHKLEDSAITEKQAYENAAPWLGVRYVATIRVVDYAAPVIQESDGVSDF from the coding sequence ATGCCACATTTCAAAACCATACTCCTGGCCGTAATGATGCTTGGAAGCATCTGTACAGCCGCTTCAGCACAACAGGCGCCCCTACCCCCGCCTCCCGGCACCATCCAGTTTATGGATACTCTTTACATTGATAAAACCGAAGTAGCCAACGTTCACTGGCGAGAATTTTTATTCTATGTGGAGCGCGATTCCGGCAAAGCTTACCACAGAACCATGCTCCCCGATACCTCTGTCTGGTTTCAGCGTAATTTATCGCAGCCACAAACCACCAGCATAGAGCTTACCACTAAATACCTGCGCGAAAAAGAATACCAGCTTTTTCCGGTGGTGGGTATTAGCTACGAGCAGGCGCAGGCCTATGCGCGCTGGCGCTCCGTGGTGGTATCGCAAATAATGAACCAGCCAGAGCAGCTGGCAAAACTGGGAATTCCGGGCAAACAGGTGGTGGTACAATACCGCCTCCCCACCGAAGAAGAATGGGTGGCAGCAGCGGCCGGTAAGCTGAAGCTGGATAAATACCCCTACGGCCAAAAAAAATACCTTAAAAAAGGAGGCAATTCCCTGAACCCGGAGCAGGCCTATAAGCAGCTGGATGAGCCGCGCCCTTCTTTTTCAAGATTTAAAAAAGATATTGTTGGCGCCCGCATACCGCAGTTTCAGGTAGTAGCCGAGCTGCCATACGACTTTTACCTGGCGCCTGAATTTCCAAAAGCTGTATCGGATGGCCCCAGCAACAAAGCCGGCATGGTGCACATGATTGGGAATGTAGCCGAAATGACCGCCACCCCCGGCATTGCCAAAGGCGGTAGCTTTATGCACAAGCTGGAGGATAGCGCGATCACTGAAAAACAAGCTTACGAAAACGCCGCCCCCTGGCTGGGCGTTCGCTACGTAGCCACCATACGGGTAGTAGACTATGCAGCACCCGTGATCCAGGAAAGCGATGGGGTGAGTGATTTCTAG
- a CDS encoding ompa/motb domain protein (COG0457 FOG: TPR repeat) — protein MVLKRITYLPGCLLLLLLLTFVGCMPAAAQYDNVFFRLKPAGQKGLLLYQAGAYEKAIPHIKQAIEQQSSDLFMLMLAHSYALTGKSHEAVRLYRQTGDPHQLEAKHLLAYTLCLQSLGRTEEARGSFQAYLGKLGETTVVAEDLGKSDLYRTAIRYSVHPLSINSRQHEFAPVLTKEGILFVSDRKKGGIVKRSFSSHVTDLDVYKAEARSNTRFVNYTRLEHEVNSNLHEGPASQDTTGNLYFSRSERGGQLSLWLAKSLSGQTGWRQAEKMQVPAAGNLFHPAVSADGSLMYYVSDMPEGMGGTDIYYSVLQDGEWSAPVNAGPRINTPGNESFPVLQGNKLYFSSDGRIGLGRLDIYEALLSGTTVLHVRNMGAPVNSPEDDFGLVWLPDGSGGYFASNRKGSRGGDDLYRLDYHVIHLEGTVLDSTNQKPLAGARVELQNPDGSTRQAVTNDAGAWGFTLYPGENYKLTIEAKSYRSRTLNYSTLQGKQYGKRQYAVALERRTKIFVLGNVRLPDKKRAAHTQVIVYDMSGGKPDTLQANERGSFEVELDTESSYSFLFGCNAMGSVAEFTTSARTDASLSHYLNIDLSEQQRYTVAGRVEGADTSQPLVLWLTNSISNEQQLLWPENGRFSFEASSLAGYELCLQQGGKNRTLYLNQGWKQPQREVVLRLE, from the coding sequence ATGGTCTTGAAGAGAATTACATACCTGCCAGGCTGTCTGTTGCTGTTACTGCTGCTGACTTTTGTTGGATGCATGCCGGCAGCAGCTCAGTACGATAATGTTTTCTTCAGGCTAAAGCCTGCAGGCCAGAAAGGTCTGCTCCTGTACCAGGCCGGTGCTTACGAAAAAGCCATTCCACACATTAAGCAGGCCATTGAGCAGCAAAGCAGCGATTTGTTCATGCTGATGCTGGCACATTCCTATGCACTTACTGGTAAATCTCATGAGGCTGTTCGCCTGTACAGGCAAACGGGCGACCCCCATCAGCTGGAGGCCAAACACCTGCTTGCCTACACCCTTTGCCTGCAGTCGTTGGGCCGTACTGAGGAGGCCCGCGGCAGTTTTCAGGCTTACCTGGGCAAGCTTGGCGAAACCACTGTAGTAGCCGAAGACCTCGGGAAATCAGATTTATACCGAACTGCCATTAGGTATTCGGTACATCCGCTCTCCATCAACTCCCGGCAGCACGAGTTTGCCCCGGTGCTTACCAAAGAGGGCATTCTGTTTGTTTCTGATAGAAAAAAGGGTGGTATTGTAAAGCGAAGCTTTTCCAGCCATGTAACAGACCTGGATGTATACAAAGCAGAGGCAAGAAGCAACACCCGCTTTGTAAATTATACCCGCCTGGAGCATGAGGTTAACAGCAACCTGCACGAAGGTCCGGCCAGCCAGGATACTACCGGCAACCTTTATTTCAGCCGGTCTGAGCGCGGGGGGCAGTTATCGCTCTGGCTCGCCAAATCCTTATCCGGACAAACTGGCTGGCGACAGGCCGAAAAAATGCAGGTTCCTGCAGCCGGAAATTTGTTCCATCCGGCCGTGAGTGCCGATGGCAGCCTGATGTACTATGTCTCTGATATGCCCGAAGGCATGGGTGGAACAGATATTTATTACTCTGTACTGCAGGATGGCGAATGGTCTGCACCGGTAAATGCCGGCCCCAGGATCAATACGCCGGGTAACGAATCTTTTCCTGTATTGCAGGGCAACAAGCTCTACTTTTCTTCCGACGGGCGCATAGGCCTTGGCCGCCTGGATATATATGAAGCTCTGCTAAGCGGTACCACCGTACTACACGTGCGTAACATGGGAGCCCCCGTCAACTCTCCTGAAGATGATTTTGGGCTGGTTTGGCTGCCCGATGGGAGCGGAGGCTATTTTGCCTCAAACCGCAAAGGAAGCAGGGGCGGTGATGACCTCTACCGGCTCGATTACCATGTAATACACCTGGAGGGAACCGTACTGGACAGCACCAACCAAAAACCGCTGGCAGGCGCCAGGGTAGAGTTGCAGAATCCTGATGGCAGCACGAGGCAGGCTGTTACCAACGATGCAGGCGCCTGGGGCTTTACCCTTTATCCGGGAGAGAATTATAAGCTGACCATAGAAGCAAAAAGTTACCGCTCACGCACCCTCAACTATTCTACCCTGCAGGGAAAGCAATATGGTAAGCGGCAATATGCAGTAGCGCTGGAGCGCAGAACCAAAATATTTGTGCTGGGTAATGTGAGATTACCCGATAAAAAGCGGGCTGCACATACACAGGTAATTGTTTATGATATGTCCGGTGGTAAACCAGATACCCTGCAGGCGAACGAGCGTGGTAGTTTTGAGGTAGAACTGGATACCGAAAGTTCATACTCATTTTTATTTGGATGCAATGCAATGGGGAGCGTTGCAGAATTTACAACCTCGGCCAGAACTGATGCTTCGTTATCGCATTATTTAAACATAGACCTGAGCGAACAGCAGCGCTATACAGTCGCAGGCCGGGTAGAAGGGGCAGATACCAGTCAGCCACTTGTACTCTGGCTTACAAACAGCATCAGCAATGAGCAGCAATTGCTGTGGCCGGAGAACGGCCGATTCTCTTTTGAAGCGAGCTCTCTGGCAGGCTATGAACTTTGCCTGCAGCAGGGCGGTAAAAACCGCACCCTTTACCTGAACCAGGGCTGGAAACAGCCCCAGCGTGAGGTTGTACTTCGCTTAGAATAA
- a CDS encoding phospholipid/glycerol acyltransferase (COG0204 1-acyl-sn-glycerol-3-phosphate acyltransferase) — MFLYSPLMLLPLLFKKEGNRLSFWGFHLWAQSFRLFTGIWYDVKGLENINSRESYIIIPNHTSFLDICLLPLITKGAFKPLSKKEVGNIPVFGWLARAITVMVDRSSARSRRNSVLKMRRALQGGTSIMIFPEGTVNKSANLLNPFYDGAFRIAIETGAALVPVAIAGANRLMPANSLLMRPGTIRVQVMPPVSVNGLTTADVPALKTEVHATMENKLQELHDTYFRTQAPSRVS, encoded by the coding sequence ATGTTTTTATATTCACCCCTGATGCTTTTGCCCCTGCTGTTCAAAAAAGAGGGGAACCGCTTAAGTTTTTGGGGCTTTCACCTCTGGGCTCAGAGCTTCAGGCTGTTTACCGGCATATGGTACGATGTAAAGGGACTGGAGAACATAAACAGCCGGGAATCTTACATCATTATTCCCAACCACACCTCATTTCTGGACATATGCCTGCTGCCACTTATCACCAAAGGAGCCTTTAAACCCCTTTCTAAGAAAGAAGTGGGCAACATACCCGTCTTTGGCTGGCTGGCACGCGCTATTACCGTGATGGTAGACCGCTCCAGTGCACGCAGCCGCAGAAACAGTGTATTAAAGATGAGGAGAGCCCTGCAGGGCGGCACCTCCATCATGATCTTTCCGGAGGGCACAGTAAACAAATCTGCCAATCTGCTGAATCCTTTTTACGACGGGGCCTTCAGGATTGCCATTGAAACAGGTGCTGCATTAGTACCTGTTGCCATTGCCGGCGCCAACCGCTTAATGCCCGCCAATTCTCTGCTGATGCGCCCCGGAACGATCCGGGTACAAGTTATGCCGCCTGTATCCGTAAACGGGCTCACCACTGCCGATGTGCCCGCCCTGAAAACGGAGGTTCATGCCACTATGGAAAACAAACTGCAGGAACTGCACGACACCTACTTCCGCACACAGGCCCCGAGCAGGGTGTCGTAA
- a CDS encoding AraC family transcriptional regulator (COG2207 AraC-type DNA-binding domain-containing proteins), giving the protein MHPQDISFENIMQELVGQQTRSAQPTGVNPHAQVVNQQIGVVGLQSSFLPGLHISQVQWEVGKYDLRFEDKTHSDDININLQLKGHLFTQFNCLSNPLDMQPGRHNLILTSEPGGHHVVKAGDRLEMFHLSLKPEHLCRFLDESTPMGNKLLSKLEKKEAFAASPQPLSITPDMQAVIADMKHCSLQGNTRRLYQEAKITELLCLLLDGYANYYMPLSKLPGRNDVEKLYALREYLHRHYLQQELSLASLGREFGLNEFTLKKGFKQLFNTTVFGYIQKLRMEHARLLMLEGGLSVSEAADALGYANPQHFSTAYKKQYGISPRKFALANK; this is encoded by the coding sequence ATGCACCCCCAGGATATATCATTCGAAAACATCATGCAGGAGCTTGTAGGCCAACAAACCCGGAGTGCACAGCCTACAGGTGTAAACCCTCATGCACAGGTGGTGAATCAACAAATTGGGGTAGTAGGACTACAGAGCTCATTCCTGCCTGGACTACACATTTCTCAGGTTCAATGGGAGGTAGGTAAATACGATCTACGCTTCGAGGACAAAACCCACTCCGACGATATCAATATCAACCTGCAGCTGAAGGGGCATCTGTTTACGCAGTTTAACTGCCTGTCGAATCCGCTGGACATGCAGCCTGGCCGCCACAACCTGATCTTAACATCAGAGCCGGGAGGGCACCATGTGGTAAAAGCAGGAGATCGGCTGGAGATGTTTCACCTAAGCCTGAAGCCTGAACATCTTTGCCGCTTCCTGGATGAGAGCACGCCTATGGGAAATAAGCTGCTCTCCAAACTGGAGAAAAAAGAAGCGTTTGCTGCCAGCCCGCAGCCCCTAAGCATTACCCCCGACATGCAGGCAGTAATTGCCGATATGAAGCACTGCAGCCTGCAGGGAAACACCCGCCGCTTATACCAGGAGGCGAAAATAACAGAGCTGCTCTGCCTCCTGCTGGATGGCTACGCAAACTACTATATGCCCCTGAGCAAGCTGCCCGGGCGCAACGATGTAGAAAAGCTTTATGCCCTGCGGGAATACCTGCACCGCCATTACCTGCAGCAGGAGCTAAGCCTTGCAAGCCTGGGCCGCGAATTTGGCCTGAATGAGTTCACCCTGAAAAAGGGCTTTAAACAGCTGTTCAACACCACCGTCTTTGGCTACATCCAAAAACTACGCATGGAACATGCCCGCCTGCTCATGCTGGAGGGCGGCCTTAGCGTGAGCGAAGCCGCCGATGCCCTTGGATATGCTAACCCCCAACATTTTTCTACTGCCTACAAAAAGCAGTATGGGATAAGCCCGAGAAAATTTGCATTGGCCAATAAATAA